The Engystomops pustulosus chromosome 9, aEngPut4.maternal, whole genome shotgun sequence genome includes a window with the following:
- the LOC140077158 gene encoding PABIR family member 2-like isoform X2 produces MAQEKMELDVVDIPGDGGLRRSNSAPHINGLGDHTQVFQPYGSRARRNSTTVVNRHSLIPTSSPIRIPSSRLYQLKREEGVDLMNRETAREREIQTAMQMSLSWEESFSLSDNDLDKLDKSSSPKRVDFVPVSPAPSPTRGIGKQCFSPSLQMFVSSNGLPPSPIPSPTRRFSTRSQSPNCIRPSVLGPIKRKVEMEIESQPKRLFQGTTNMLSPDITHLSDFSCLSSDLDSSSSIGSSSDSTTKESCVTDSPAVCSNSCSSFISLDDLSPK; encoded by the exons ATGGCTCAGGAGAAGATGGAGCTGGACGTGGTGGACATCCCGGGGGATGGAGGCCTCAGGAGGTCCAACAGCGCCCCCCATATCAACGGGCTCGG TGATCACACACAAGTGTTTCAGCCGTATGGATCCAGAGCCCGCAGGAACAGCACGACTGTAGTAAATCGCCATAGTCTG ATCCCAACATCGTCTCCCATCCGTATTCCAAGCAGCAGATTGTATCAGCTTAAAAGG GAGGAAGGTGTGGATTTGATGAACCGTGAAACTGCCCGTGAACG aGAGATCCAGACGGCAATGCAGATGAGCCTGTCCTGGGAGGAGAGCTTCAGCCTG AGTGATAATGATCTTGATAAACTGGATAAATCTTCTTCTCCAAAGCGTGTTGACTTTGTACCCGTGTCACCGGCTCCTTCGCCTACCAGAGGAATTGGGAAG CAATGTTTTTCTCCATCTCTGCAAATGTTTGTGAGCAGTAACGGCCTGCCTCCAAGCCCCATTCCCAGTCCTACAAGGCGCTTCAGCAC GCGCAGTCAGAGTCCTAATTGTATACGCCCAAGTGTCCTTGGCCCCATCAAGAGGAAAg TTGAAATGGAAATAGAAAGTCAACCAAAGAGACTGTTCCAGGGGACAACCAATATGCTTTCTCCTGACATCACTCATCTGTCAGATTTTAGTTG CCTTTCCTCGGACCttgacagcagcagcagcatcggCTCTTCATCTGACTCCACTACTAAAGAAAGCTGCGTGACCGACTCGCCAGCCGTGTGCTCCAACTCCTGCTCTTCATTCATATCACTGGATGATCTGTCACCTAAGTGA
- the LOC140077158 gene encoding P2R1A-PPP2R2A-interacting phosphatase regulator 1-like isoform X1, translated as MAQEKMELDVVDIPGDGGLRRSNSAPHINGLGDHTQVFQPYGSRARRNSTTVVNRHSLIPTSSPIRIPSSRLYQLKREEGVDLMNRETAREREIQTAMQMSLSWEESFSLSDNDLDKLDKSSSPKRVDFVPVSPAPSPTRGIGKQCFSPSLQMFVSSNGLPPSPIPSPTRRFSTRRSQSPNCIRPSVLGPIKRKVEMEIESQPKRLFQGTTNMLSPDITHLSDFSCLSSDLDSSSSIGSSSDSTTKESCVTDSPAVCSNSCSSFISLDDLSPK; from the exons ATGGCTCAGGAGAAGATGGAGCTGGACGTGGTGGACATCCCGGGGGATGGAGGCCTCAGGAGGTCCAACAGCGCCCCCCATATCAACGGGCTCGG TGATCACACACAAGTGTTTCAGCCGTATGGATCCAGAGCCCGCAGGAACAGCACGACTGTAGTAAATCGCCATAGTCTG ATCCCAACATCGTCTCCCATCCGTATTCCAAGCAGCAGATTGTATCAGCTTAAAAGG GAGGAAGGTGTGGATTTGATGAACCGTGAAACTGCCCGTGAACG aGAGATCCAGACGGCAATGCAGATGAGCCTGTCCTGGGAGGAGAGCTTCAGCCTG AGTGATAATGATCTTGATAAACTGGATAAATCTTCTTCTCCAAAGCGTGTTGACTTTGTACCCGTGTCACCGGCTCCTTCGCCTACCAGAGGAATTGGGAAG CAATGTTTTTCTCCATCTCTGCAAATGTTTGTGAGCAGTAACGGCCTGCCTCCAAGCCCCATTCCCAGTCCTACAAGGCGCTTCAGCAC CAGGCGCAGTCAGAGTCCTAATTGTATACGCCCAAGTGTCCTTGGCCCCATCAAGAGGAAAg TTGAAATGGAAATAGAAAGTCAACCAAAGAGACTGTTCCAGGGGACAACCAATATGCTTTCTCCTGACATCACTCATCTGTCAGATTTTAGTTG CCTTTCCTCGGACCttgacagcagcagcagcatcggCTCTTCATCTGACTCCACTACTAAAGAAAGCTGCGTGACCGACTCGCCAGCCGTGTGCTCCAACTCCTGCTCTTCATTCATATCACTGGATGATCTGTCACCTAAGTGA
- the LOC140078061 gene encoding PABIR family member 2-like — protein sequence MAQEKMELDVVDIPGDGGLRRSNSAPHINGLGDHSQVFQPYVARARRNSTTVVNRQTMVPSSSPVRIPSSRLHQLKREEGVDLMNRETAREREVQTAMQMSLSWEESFNLSDSDYDKLDKPSSPKRVDFAPVSPAPSPTRGIGKQCFSPSLQMCLGSNGLPPSPIPSPTRRFTTRRSQSPINCIRPSALGPIKRKVDMDMETQPKRLFQGTTNMLSPDMTHMSDYSCLSSDLDSSSSMGSSSDSTAKESCVTDSPAVCSNSCSSFISLDDLSPK from the exons ATGGCTCAGGAGAAGATGGAGCTGGACGTGGTGGACATCCCGGGGGATGGAGGCCTCAGGAGGTCCAACAGCGCCCCCCATATCAACGGGCTCGG TGATCACTCGCAAGTGTTTCAACCCTATGTAGCACGCGCCCGCAGGAACAGCACTACAGTAGTAAACCGTCAGACCATG GTGCCATCTTCCTCTCCCGTCCGCATCCCAAGCAGCAGACTTCACCAGCTAAAAAGG GAGGAAGGAGTTGACTTAATGAATCGAGAAACGGCTCGTGAGCG TGAAGTGCAGACAGCGATGCAGATGAGCTTATCTTGGGAAGAAAGCTTTAACCTT AGTGACAGTGATTATGACAAATTGGACAAGCCTTCATCTCCAAAGCGTGTTGACTTTGCTCCCGTATCGCCAGCGCCGTCTCCTACGAGAGGAATAGGAAAG CAATGTTTCTCTCCATCTTTACAAATGTGTCTGGGCAGTAATGGCTTGCCCCCAAGTCCTATACCTAGCCCCACAAGACGCTTCACTAC CAGGAGGAGTCAGAGTCCTATAAACTGTATACGTCCAAGCGCCCTAGGTCCTATAAAGAGGAAAG TGGATATGGACATGGAGACCCAACCAAAGAGGCTCTTTCAAGGAACAACAAACATGCTGTCACCAGACATGACGCATATGTCTGATTATAGTTG CCTTTCCTCGGACCTTGACAGCAGCAGCAGTATGGGATCTTCATCTGACTCCACTGCTAAGGAAAGCTGCGTGACCGACTCGCCAGCCGTGTGCTCCAACTCCTGCTCTTCATTCATATCACTGGATGATCTGTCGCCCAAGTGA